The following proteins are co-located in the Mesorhizobium sp. M1E.F.Ca.ET.045.02.1.1 genome:
- a CDS encoding aminotransferase class III-fold pyridoxal phosphate-dependent enzyme yields MAPRHLHKVKEFGHAAHFKTRPQPGRGRWTEISRRVSTVAKDHARRKHACCAFLRSTPALCCVSAGCWITDADGRKVFDCENNFFSLVHGHAIPPVIEALHKVLDDGTAFGLLTTSETRLAEAITTHSPKLQQVRFTSSGTEAVMFAVKAARAIAGRPMNAKFEGAYHGAYDYVEVSLDSAPNNWGDSSPSSVLYASGTSASTAADVLVLPYNEPKSCRELIRKHHERLAAILLDPVASRVGMVPIEVDLRDVIQDCCNRYGILLVVDEVVSYRVGFRGAHDVFGFEPDLVALGKIIGGGLPVAAVAGPASHMAVFDHTKGKPAVSHGGTFSANPLSMTAGLAALQSYTKDAVARLNQMGDTLRSEDTEQLRRRELPAQVTGMSSLFRLHLKAEVVRNYRTSFPSVLQKAALAKVHRAMLERGFLMTPNCSGALSTPMSETDIQDLAAALVDAVHEVWKQSPWD; encoded by the coding sequence ATAGCGCCTCGCCATCTCCACAAAGTCAAGGAATTCGGACATGCAGCGCATTTCAAGACTAGGCCACAACCGGGGAGAGGTCGTTGGACCGAGATCTCGCGACGAGTTTCAACGGTCGCTAAAGATCACGCCAGGCGGAAGCATGCGTGCTGCGCCTTTCTTCGCTCCACACCCGCCCTATGCTGTGTCAGTGCGGGTTGCTGGATCACCGACGCGGACGGCAGGAAGGTCTTCGACTGCGAAAACAATTTCTTCTCGCTCGTTCACGGCCATGCCATTCCGCCGGTGATCGAGGCGCTGCACAAGGTCCTGGACGACGGCACCGCATTCGGGCTTCTGACCACCAGCGAGACCAGGCTTGCGGAAGCAATCACGACGCATTCGCCGAAGCTTCAGCAAGTCCGCTTTACGAGCTCCGGCACCGAGGCTGTTATGTTCGCTGTCAAGGCCGCTCGCGCTATTGCAGGGCGCCCGATGAATGCCAAGTTCGAGGGCGCATATCACGGCGCCTATGATTATGTGGAAGTGAGCCTTGATTCTGCACCAAATAACTGGGGCGATTCGTCGCCTAGCAGTGTGCTCTATGCCAGTGGAACTTCCGCCTCCACCGCCGCGGATGTCCTTGTCCTTCCTTACAACGAGCCCAAGTCGTGCAGAGAGCTCATCCGTAAACACCATGAGCGTCTCGCCGCGATTCTTCTCGATCCAGTTGCTTCCCGCGTGGGCATGGTTCCGATAGAGGTGGATTTGCGGGATGTGATCCAGGATTGCTGTAACCGCTACGGTATCCTGCTTGTGGTTGACGAGGTCGTTTCATACCGCGTCGGTTTCCGCGGAGCCCATGACGTCTTCGGCTTTGAGCCTGATCTGGTCGCTTTGGGCAAGATCATCGGCGGAGGTTTGCCCGTTGCGGCCGTAGCGGGGCCTGCGTCGCACATGGCGGTCTTCGATCACACCAAGGGTAAACCAGCCGTCTCCCACGGCGGCACGTTCAGCGCCAACCCGCTCAGCATGACAGCTGGGCTGGCGGCACTGCAATCATACACGAAGGATGCCGTGGCCCGCCTTAACCAGATGGGCGACACGCTTCGCAGTGAAGACACCGAGCAACTCAGAAGGCGCGAACTCCCCGCGCAAGTTACCGGCATGAGCTCCCTCTTTCGGCTCCACCTGAAGGCTGAAGTTGTCCGAAACTACCGGACCTCGTTCCCAAGCGTCTTGCAGAAGGCTGCGCTGGCAAAGGTGCACCGTGCAATGCTGGAACGGGGTTTTCTGATGACGCCGAATTGCTCTGGCGCGCTGTCGACCCCGATGAGCGAGACCGATATCCAAGATTTAGCCGCAGCGCTCGTGGATGCCGTCCATGAAGTTTGGAAGCAATCTCCGTGGGACTAA